The following proteins come from a genomic window of Miscanthus floridulus cultivar M001 chromosome 2, ASM1932011v1, whole genome shotgun sequence:
- the LOC136539678 gene encoding WAT1-related protein At3g45870-like, whose translation MGDESNEREATLLQRFSWQLCSNTAWRAHAGIVLVQLAFSGYHVLTKAVLNAGMNQVVFCVYRDLVALAILAPVAFLRERRVRPPVTPQLLACFALLGFTGLFVNPLLFLVGLRYTNASYAAAFEPSVPVFTFLLAVIAGVEAINIFSKDGILKVIGTAVCVSGALLMALYRGSSLIGLGGATASPASENATTIPAQWLTSTVLELGALCLIGHCFLVGAYLVIQVYVIKSYPASLSLTAYSYFFATIFMVFTGVVAANGLHEWALTKTEIVAVLYAGIVASCMSYALMTWANKILGPSLVALYNPLQPAFSTVLSTIFLGAPVYAGSIIGGFFIIAGLYLVTWAHYNEAQRATTDDYLDPLLVGHPRITKTQESSFMDP comes from the exons ATGGGAGACGAGAGCAACGAGCGGGAGGCGACTCTGCTCCAAAGGTTCTCGTGGCAGCTGTGCTCCAACACGGCATGGCGGGCGCACGCCGGGATTGTCCTCGTCCAGCTCGCCTTCAGCGGCTACCACGTCCTCACCAAGGCCGTCCTGAACGCGGGCATGAACCAGGTCGTCTTCTGCGTCTACCGCGACCTCGTCGCGCTCGCCATCCTCGCCCCCGTCGCCTTCCTCCGCGAGAG AAGGGTGAGGCCTCCGGTGACCCCTCAGCTCCTCGCATGCTTCGCTCTTCTTGGCTTCACTGG GCTCTTCGTGAACCCGCTGCTCTTCCTCGTCGGCCTCCGCTACACCAACGCTTCTTACGCCGCGGCGTTCGAGCCATCTGTGCCAGTCTTCACGTTTCTCTTGGCTGTGATTGCCGG CGTTGAAGCGATCAACATCTTCAGCAAGGACGGCATCCTCAAAGTCATCGGCACAGCCGTATGCGTCTCCGGTGCCCTTCTGATGGCTCTGTACAGAGGCTCGTCCTTGATTGGCCTGGGAGGCGCCACTGCATCACCAGCAAGTGAAAATGCCACCACCATTCCTGCTCAGTGGCTGACATCTACCGTGCTCGAGCTTGGTGCCTTGTGCCTTATAGGACACTGTTTCTTGGTGGGTGCTTATCTAGTCATACAG gttTATGTGATTAAAAGCTATCCTGCAAGCTTATCCTTGACAGCTTATTCCTATTTTTTTGCCACCATCTTTATGGTGTTCACGGGAGTAGTTGCAGCCAATGGGCTCCATGAGTGGGCACTGACAAAAACTGAGATCGTAGCTGTTCTATACGCT GGAATTGTTGCATCTTGTATGAGCTATGCACTCATGACATGGGCAAACAAAATTCTTGGACCTTCGCTGGTTGCCCTCTATAATCCACTCCAACCAGCTTTTTCTACCGTCCTCTCAACTATTTTTCTTGGCGCGCCAGTTTACGCCGGAAG CATTATTGGGGGATTTTTCATAATTGCTGGCCTATATCTAGTTACATGGGCTCACTACAATGAAGCGCAACGAGCAACGACGGATGATTATTTGGACCCTCTTCTTGTGGGTCATCCAAGAATCACTAAGACACAAGAAAGTTCTTTCATGGATCCTTAA